In Natronorubrum halophilum, the genomic window CCGGGCGATCCCATACTGTATAAAAGTGAAGCGGCGCGTTTTGCCGCTTCACACCTACCGTTCTCACATTACTTAGCGGTCGCTTTCTGGAGGTGGTCGGCGTGACGATCGCCCCATGGCCGTCGGCCAGCAACGAAACGACGTGCCGTCACTGCGGTGCGTACGTCACGAGCCAGTTCTGCCGCGTCTACGGTGACAACGACGATCAGGTCCACCGTTGCGGCGACTGTGACAGCTATCGACGGCTGACCCGCGGGTCCGCCGCCGGCGTCGACCTTTCGATTCCTGATCCGGAGACGTCGCCCGGCCGTCACGGAGGTGAGGCCGATGTGTGACGATTCGTTCGTCCCGGCGAGTCGGCTGTATAACGTCGATAGTCGGACGCCCATAGCCCATCCGGCCCATCAAGCGAGCGACGAGCAGGTTCGACGCGCGCTCGAGCAGCGAGAGATTCGGACTGATGGTGGTTTCTCGAGCGGTACTGACCAAGCCTCGCTATTTCGGAAGCCGGACGAGCGGGAAATCACGCGGCTCGAGCGGGATGGCCGAAAGCCGATGTGTCCCGACTGTGGGTGCTACGTCGGTCACACCAAATCCGGCGGCAAACCGCTACCAGATACGGAGGCAGAAGCGTTCGGATGGTCATGCGCCGACTGTAACCTCACGTTCCCGTCCAACTGTCACGGCCCTAACGCCCCTGGGTTCAACAGCAGCATGGCCGGTATCCAAATCGAGTTCCGCGACGGCGAGACTCGATGGGTCCCGGTTCCTGCGCGGTATGTAAGGCCGGATACTGAACCCGACGACGGGGGTTCGCGATGAGCCGCCTCGTCGAATCTGACGAGTGCGAGCGGTGCGGTGATCGTATCAACGGAATCCGACGACTGTGCTCCGACTGCACGCGCGACGTTCGTGATGCGCGGGAGGGACCGCTATGAGTTCGCGGACGTCCGCCCTCGAGAGTTCGAAAGCAAGCGGTGACGCCCTCGAGGCGGTGCTCATTCAGACCATCGACGCCCTGGAGTACGTGAGCGATCACACCGCGACCTGGCACGACGCGAAGACATCGACGCTCCTCGAGGCGAGTCGATCGCTGACGTTTTTCGGAATCGTACTCGTCGAGCCCGAGACGCCGATCGAGATCAAAGGCTGCCAGATCGAGACGAGCAACGGTGACCGCACGACTCGCGGCCGGTTCTACGTCAAACGCGCTGCTCACGAGCAGCTGCTCGAGGCGGCCGGGATGTACCTGCTCGTCGTCTATCTCCCGCGGCCGGGGCTGCCCCAGGTGGCCCGCGCGATCGTGCCGGCGACGCTCGTCGACGAGTTGCTGGCCGGGCGGTGGTACGACGTCGGCGGGTCGCGCTCCGAACAGGAAGTCGCGAAACTCGCGTGGTCGCACGTAATCGATCCGGCGGGCGTCGACCCGTCGGTAACCGTCGGTGAGTCGCGATGAGTGCCGACGCCAATCACGACGATCGCGACCTCGAGGCCGAACTCTCGAGTTCGGCAGCTGGCCGAACCGGAATTCCCGTCGACGCGATTTGCGTGGGCTGTGGGCGGACGCGAGTCAAACGCGCCCGTCCCGAAGAAATGGATCAACATCCGCACGTCGATCCGACGACCCTCGAGGCGACGGACTGCACGTCGTTCAAACACATCTGCTACCCGTGCCAGGGGGCGACGTGGTGGAATCCGGTGGCTGTACTGACCGGATTGCTCGAGTCGGAGGACGGTGAGTAGTCGTGTCGCAAGTCGAGACGACGCCTCACGAGATCGAGGGTCGTTGGAAGTGGCCCGACTGGGGCCGCGGGCCGTACGATGCGCTGTCCTCGGTGATGCTCGGTCCGCCGTTCGAAGGGTATCTTGAACTGAACATCGAAGTCGACGGCGAGCCCTGGCTCATCAAAGTCAGTTACAGCAAATCCGGATTCGCGCCGCGGCTGTCGGACGGGATCAATGCCGAGCGACTGTACGAATGGGATATTGTGGGCCGTGGGCGCGGCAAGCGAAAGGCGTCATTCAATATCTCGCCGCGGTTTCCGAACATGCGCCACTGGGAAACTGGTGATTCGATACAACTCCCCTGGGAAAATCAGGTGGGCGAGGTCGACGGTGTGGACGTCGAGTTCCACACCAGCAACATCGAAGCCGAGCGCGGTCTCGAGTTGCTACCGGAGTTCTTCGCGGCCATCTTCGAGCACGCCAACGAGCGGATTCATTCCGAGTATTTCCGAACCGAACCGCACGCGGCGAGTCGAATGTGGGCGTACGAGCGCTACGTTCGAATCTGTCGCGAGTGGGCGGAAAAGCTCTCGTCGGCCGGTGTACTCCAGAAGGTCGCGCTTTATCTCTCCGACCTCAAGGGCGTGAAGGCAGAGTTGCACATCGACAACGAGGAAACGATCAACCACCAGAATCGGTTGTTCCTGAATCCAGCGTCAGCGGGGAAACTCATGCCGGGCCATACCTACGGTCGGAAGTTCGAAATCTACCAGCTGAAGGACCCGGACGCGGTATCGAAAAATCACCCATCCTATCACCCGAAAGTAGAGGTACTGGTGAACAAGGCGAGGAACGACGGCGAGGCATGGGCATGGGCCGATCGCCACGAGGTGACCGAGCAGATCGAAGAGACGCTACTGAACGCGCTTCACTGGGAAGACATTCCGCTCGGTCCCGACGGAAACGGCGTGTACATCGCCGACGACCATTTCGACGCCGTTGCTCGAGACGACCTGGTGGAACTCTACGAGGACCCGACGCCGCGCCTCGAGGCGAAGTCGGACCACCTGTTGATGACGACGCTTCGGGATATGGG contains:
- a CDS encoding DUF7563 family protein codes for the protein MVGVTIAPWPSASNETTCRHCGAYVTSQFCRVYGDNDDQVHRCGDCDSYRRLTRGSAAGVDLSIPDPETSPGRHGGEADV
- a CDS encoding DUF7845 domain-containing protein — translated: MSQVETTPHEIEGRWKWPDWGRGPYDALSSVMLGPPFEGYLELNIEVDGEPWLIKVSYSKSGFAPRLSDGINAERLYEWDIVGRGRGKRKASFNISPRFPNMRHWETGDSIQLPWENQVGEVDGVDVEFHTSNIEAERGLELLPEFFAAIFEHANERIHSEYFRTEPHAASRMWAYERYVRICREWAEKLSSAGVLQKVALYLSDLKGVKAELHIDNEETINHQNRLFLNPASAGKLMPGHTYGRKFEIYQLKDPDAVSKNHPSYHPKVEVLVNKARNDGEAWAWADRHEVTEQIEETLLNALHWEDIPLGPDGNGVYIADDHFDAVARDDLVELYEDPTPRLEAKSDHLLMTTLRDMGETARDVTETVATDGGATVDDLADQLGKHPATIYRAIQDLGEIFELDQGDVSFRARKYREELRALAESAEYAIESYADRMQHIMGLADHVAELSPFQQWLTENGADLEFDENGEPRRMRVDTILSQLKADSFENLGTIAAEALEKWSKSGNDPTVLRGAELTWRTPGGGTETGFVGAVADR